A portion of the Polaribacter cellanae genome contains these proteins:
- a CDS encoding ABC transporter ATP-binding protein: MIEVKNLHKGFGDVQVLKGITTTFYPGKTNLIIGQSGSGKTVFLKSLIGLHTPEKGTVSFDGRINTNFTEEEKQEWRQEIGMVFQGSALFDSQTVEDNVMFPLKMFTKKSREEMLERVNFVLKRVKLENSNDKLPAELSGGMQKRVAIARAIVMNPKYLFCDEPNSGLDPRTAIVIDKLIQEITDEYQITTVINTHDMNSVMEIGEKIVFLNKGKKEWEGNSEDILKTENEAVVDFVYSSNLFKKVREAYLNETK; the protein is encoded by the coding sequence ATGATAGAAGTAAAAAATTTACATAAGGGATTTGGAGATGTTCAGGTTTTAAAAGGAATTACAACAACTTTTTATCCAGGAAAAACCAATTTAATTATTGGGCAAAGTGGATCTGGGAAAACGGTTTTTTTAAAATCGTTAATTGGGTTACACACTCCAGAGAAAGGAACAGTTTCTTTTGATGGAAGAATAAATACAAATTTTACAGAAGAAGAAAAACAAGAATGGCGACAAGAAATAGGTATGGTTTTTCAAGGAAGTGCACTTTTCGATTCGCAAACAGTAGAAGATAATGTAATGTTTCCTCTTAAGATGTTTACAAAAAAATCACGTGAAGAAATGTTAGAACGTGTGAATTTTGTTTTAAAAAGAGTAAAATTAGAAAATTCTAATGACAAATTACCGGCAGAATTATCTGGAGGTATGCAAAAAAGAGTTGCAATTGCGAGAGCGATTGTTATGAATCCTAAATATTTATTTTGTGATGAACCAAACTCTGGTTTAGATCCAAGAACTGCCATTGTAATCGATAAATTAATCCAAGAAATTACGGATGAATATCAAATTACAACCGTAATTAACACGCATGACATGAATTCTGTAATGGAAATTGGAGAAAAAATTGTTTTTTTAAATAAAGGAAAAAAAGAGTGGGAAGGAAACAGTGAAGATATCTTGAAAACTGAAAATGAAGCTGTTGTGGACTTTGTATATTCTTCTAATTTATTCAAAAAAGTAAGGGAAGCATATTTAAATGAAACAAAATAA
- a CDS encoding MlaE family ABC transporter permease has protein sequence MNYLEHIGKYFIMLGRVFKKPQRSRIFYQALIKEIEDLGLKSIGIIMFISFFIGGVIALQTSLNLESPFIPDSLIGFAAKRSIILEFAPTFCCIILAGKVGSYITSSIGTMRVTEQIDALDVMGINSISHLVLPKVVATLFFYPFLILLAMFLGIFGGWVAGVLSGLFAGTDYIIGLQTDFKPFLIVYAMIKTLVFAFLIATIPSYHGYYVKGGSIAVGRASTQSVVWTTILIVIMNYILTQLLLT, from the coding sequence ATGAATTATTTAGAACATATTGGTAAATATTTTATCATGTTAGGGCGTGTTTTTAAAAAACCACAACGTTCTCGCATTTTTTATCAAGCATTAATAAAAGAAATAGAAGATTTAGGATTGAAATCTATAGGCATTATTATGTTTATTTCTTTCTTTATTGGAGGGGTAATCGCCCTACAAACATCTTTAAATTTAGAGAGTCCTTTTATTCCAGATTCTTTAATTGGTTTTGCTGCTAAAAGATCCATTATTTTAGAATTTGCACCAACATTTTGTTGTATAATTTTGGCTGGTAAAGTAGGTTCTTACATTACCTCTAGTATTGGTACAATGCGTGTTACAGAGCAAATAGATGCATTAGATGTAATGGGAATAAACTCCATAAGCCATTTGGTTTTACCAAAAGTAGTTGCAACCCTATTCTTTTATCCATTTTTAATTCTTTTGGCTATGTTCTTAGGAATTTTTGGAGGATGGGTAGCTGGAGTGCTTTCTGGATTATTTGCTGGAACAGATTATATTATAGGGCTTCAAACAGATTTTAAACCCTTTCTAATCGTTTATGCAATGATAAAAACATTAGTGTTTGCTTTTTTAATTGCCACAATTCCATCATATCATGGGTATTATGTTAAAGGAGGTTCCATTGCTGTGGGTAGAGCAAGTACACAATCTGTAGTTTGGACCACGATTTTAATTGTAATAATGAATTATATTTTAACTCAATTACTACTAACTTAA
- the pafA gene encoding alkaline phosphatase PafA has protein sequence MKSTIFYLLSAIILFSNCNKKPIKQEKPKLVIGIVIDQMRYDYLTRYESRYGEGGFKRLLNNGFSLENAHYNYIPTYTAVGHTSIYTGTTPSNHGIISNNWYDKFLKKSIYCVDDNTYKTIGNNGTVGQKSPFRLYTTTVTDQLHLAQNMKGKTIGISIKDRSAILPAGHTANAAYWYDGSDKNQWITSSFYMNELPTWVKDFNANNNADTYLNTPWETLYDIKTYTQSRADDNIFENTLKGNKTPTFPKDLKKLREKNGNFSLIKTVPAGNTYTVDFAKAAIKAEKLGKSEFTDFLAVSFSSTDYVGHRYGVSAVETEDTYLRLDKDLADFFNFLDVEVGKGNYTLFLTADHAAVHVPAYLQSLKIPAHYMDIKKFRDFILKITKKYFNSTELIENVSNYQIFLDQKKIESLGLNKNTVAQKLADEVVNFDKIYKAVTARTLQTTSFTDGILNSLQNGYNQKFSGDVLMVPYPATLISSRKGTSHGSGYSYDTHVPVIFYGNGIRKGSSAKKYEIIDIAPTISNLLKIEAPNGTSGKVIEEALE, from the coding sequence ATGAAGAGTACTATTTTTTATCTATTATCTGCTATTATTTTATTTTCGAACTGTAATAAAAAGCCTATAAAACAAGAAAAACCAAAGCTTGTTATTGGAATAGTTATCGACCAAATGCGATACGATTATTTAACTCGTTACGAAAGTAGATATGGAGAAGGTGGTTTTAAACGTTTATTAAATAACGGATTTTCTCTAGAGAATGCACATTACAATTATATACCTACATATACTGCAGTTGGTCACACCTCTATTTATACAGGAACAACACCATCGAATCATGGAATAATTTCTAATAATTGGTACGATAAATTCTTAAAAAAATCTATTTATTGTGTAGATGATAATACCTATAAAACCATTGGTAACAATGGTACTGTTGGGCAAAAGTCTCCTTTTAGATTATATACAACTACAGTTACAGATCAATTGCATTTAGCACAAAATATGAAAGGAAAAACAATAGGAATTTCTATAAAAGATCGCTCTGCAATTTTACCTGCTGGGCACACTGCAAACGCTGCTTATTGGTATGATGGTTCTGATAAAAACCAATGGATTACAAGTTCTTTTTATATGAATGAATTGCCAACTTGGGTAAAAGATTTTAATGCTAACAATAATGCAGACACGTATTTAAATACACCTTGGGAAACTTTATATGACATAAAAACGTACACCCAAAGTAGAGCCGATGATAATATTTTTGAAAATACTTTAAAAGGAAATAAAACACCTACATTTCCTAAAGATTTAAAAAAATTACGAGAAAAAAATGGTAATTTTAGTTTGATAAAAACAGTTCCTGCTGGAAATACATATACTGTCGATTTTGCAAAAGCCGCCATAAAAGCAGAAAAATTAGGAAAAAGCGAATTTACAGATTTTTTAGCGGTTAGTTTTTCTTCTACAGATTATGTTGGGCATAGATATGGTGTTTCTGCTGTAGAAACTGAAGATACTTATTTACGTTTGGATAAAGATTTGGCAGATTTTTTTAATTTTTTAGATGTTGAAGTTGGTAAAGGAAACTACACTTTATTTTTAACTGCAGATCATGCTGCTGTACACGTTCCTGCTTATTTGCAATCTTTAAAAATTCCTGCACATTATATGGATATTAAAAAGTTTAGAGATTTTATTTTAAAAATTACTAAAAAGTATTTTAATTCTACAGAATTGATTGAAAATGTTTCTAACTATCAGATTTTTTTAGACCAAAAGAAAATTGAATCTCTTGGTTTAAATAAAAATACGGTAGCTCAAAAACTGGCAGACGAAGTTGTTAATTTCGATAAAATTTACAAGGCTGTAACTGCAAGAACCTTGCAAACCACATCTTTTACAGATGGTATTTTAAACTCACTACAAAATGGTTATAATCAAAAATTTTCTGGTGATGTTTTAATGGTTCCTTATCCTGCTACTTTAATTTCATCGAGAAAAGGAACAAGCCATGGTTCTGGTTATTCTTACGACACCCACGTACCTGTTATTTTCTATGGAAATGGTATTAGAAAAGGTTCTTCTGCAAAAAAATATGAAATTATAGACATCGCTCCTACAATTTCTAATTTATTAAAAATTGAAGCACCAAATGGAACTTCTGGAAAAGTAATTGAAGAAGCTTTAGAATAA
- a CDS encoding PrsW family intramembrane metalloprotease: MSLLLLAFAPIFVIIIYIYVKDKYEKEPISILTKSFLLGATVSIILTIILGFVAARIFPLTDAENILQQFLQAFFVVALVEEFSKYVIVKFYAQRNAAFNEPFDGIVYAVMVSMGFAALENVLYTFQHGAETGLMRAFTAVPAHATFGILMGYFMGRAKFSNNRITLNLLGLLLATLFHGAYDFFLFINFIPGISIGAFVSLIIGIVLSNKAIKSHQNSSKFKIK; encoded by the coding sequence ATGAGTTTACTCTTATTAGCATTCGCTCCAATTTTTGTTATTATTATTTATATTTATGTTAAAGATAAATACGAAAAAGAGCCCATTAGTATTTTAACCAAAAGTTTCCTCTTAGGAGCTACTGTAAGTATTATTTTAACTATTATTTTAGGATTTGTTGCAGCTAGAATTTTTCCCTTAACTGATGCTGAAAATATATTACAACAATTTTTACAAGCATTTTTTGTGGTGGCTTTGGTAGAGGAGTTTTCTAAATATGTTATTGTAAAGTTTTATGCACAAAGAAATGCTGCTTTTAACGAACCTTTTGATGGAATCGTATATGCAGTAATGGTTTCTATGGGTTTTGCAGCTTTAGAAAATGTATTGTACACCTTTCAGCATGGAGCAGAGACTGGGCTAATGAGAGCTTTTACAGCAGTACCAGCACACGCAACTTTTGGTATTTTAATGGGGTATTTTATGGGGAGAGCAAAATTTTCTAATAATAGAATTACACTTAATCTATTAGGTTTGTTATTGGCAACTTTATTCCATGGAGCGTATGATTTCTTTTTATTTATCAACTTTATTCCAGGGATTTCTATTGGTGCTTTTGTTTCGCTAATTATAGGAATTGTACTTTCTAATAAAGCCATTAAAAGCCATCAAAATAGTTCAAAATTTAAAATAAAATAA
- the ctlX gene encoding citrulline utilization hydrolase CtlX produces the protein MQQTTNTILMVRPIQFRMNEQTAVNNYFQEDIDLKNTEINRKAQEEFDNHVNTLRSFGINVVVVSDTLKNDTPDSIFPNNWVSFHADGTVTLYPMFAENRRLERREDIIETLEKEGFLIENIVDYTSAEEEDVFLEGTGSVILDRVNRKAYCALSPRADEELFIEFCEDFEYTPVIFVANQTVEEKREAIYHTNVMMCVAETFVVICLDTIDDKIERKNLLRHFKEDRKQVIEISEEQMNNFAGNMLQVRGKEDELFLVMSKAAYDSLKQSQVAKINNHCKIISSSLDTIETCGGGSARCMMAEVFLPKA, from the coding sequence ATGCAACAAACTACCAATACAATTTTAATGGTTCGTCCTATACAATTTCGTATGAATGAACAAACAGCTGTAAATAATTATTTTCAAGAAGATATTGATTTAAAAAATACTGAAATTAACAGAAAAGCACAAGAAGAATTCGACAATCACGTAAACACTTTAAGAAGTTTTGGAATAAATGTAGTTGTAGTTTCGGATACTTTAAAAAATGATACTCCAGATTCTATTTTTCCTAATAATTGGGTTTCTTTTCATGCAGATGGAACTGTAACTTTATACCCAATGTTTGCAGAAAACAGAAGGTTAGAAAGAAGAGAAGATATTATAGAAACATTAGAAAAAGAAGGTTTTTTAATTGAGAATATTGTGGATTATACATCTGCAGAAGAGGAAGATGTTTTCTTGGAAGGAACAGGAAGTGTTATTTTAGATCGCGTAAATAGAAAAGCATATTGTGCATTATCTCCAAGGGCAGATGAAGAATTATTTATAGAATTTTGTGAAGATTTCGAATATACCCCTGTAATTTTTGTAGCAAACCAAACTGTAGAAGAGAAAAGAGAAGCCATTTATCATACAAATGTTATGATGTGTGTTGCAGAAACATTTGTGGTTATTTGTTTAGATACGATTGATGACAAAATAGAAAGAAAAAATCTACTAAGACATTTTAAAGAAGATAGAAAACAAGTAATTGAAATTTCCGAGGAACAAATGAATAATTTCGCAGGAAATATGTTACAAGTTCGAGGAAAAGAAGATGAGTTATTTTTAGTAATGAGTAAAGCAGCATACGATTCCTTAAAACAAAGTCAAGTTGCTAAAATAAACAATCATTGTAAAATTATTTCGAGTTCTTTAGATACCATAGAAACTTGTGGTGGTGGAAGTGCACGTTGTATGATGGCAGAAGTTTTTCTGCCAAAAGCATAA
- a CDS encoding dimethylarginine dimethylaminohydrolase family protein, with amino-acid sequence MLQLNIKNETSKLKAVVLGTAKSNGGVPKVEDCYDPKSVQHVIAGTYPKEEDMILEMDAVEKVLKKYNVKVFRPKVIENYNQIFSRDIAFVIDDTFVKANILPDRDQEIEAISHVISQINPENIIKLPEECHVEGGDVMPWNDYIFVGTYSGEDYSNHITARTNIDAVIALQELFPNKTLKSFELRKNNTDPKENALHLDCCFQPIGKDKAILHKNGFLVEKEYEWLVNFFGKENIFEITKEEMYNMNSNIFSISEDVIISEKNFTRLNTWLRENGFIVEEVPYAEIAKQEGLLRCSTMPLIRE; translated from the coding sequence ATGTTACAACTCAATATTAAAAACGAAACTTCAAAATTAAAAGCAGTAGTTTTAGGAACTGCAAAAAGCAATGGTGGAGTACCAAAAGTTGAAGATTGTTACGACCCGAAAAGCGTACAACATGTTATTGCAGGAACCTATCCAAAAGAAGAAGACATGATTTTGGAAATGGATGCTGTAGAAAAAGTTTTAAAAAAGTATAACGTTAAAGTTTTTAGACCCAAAGTAATTGAAAATTACAATCAGATTTTTTCGAGAGATATTGCATTTGTAATTGATGATACATTTGTAAAAGCAAATATTTTACCAGACAGAGATCAAGAAATTGAAGCAATTAGTCACGTAATTTCTCAAATAAATCCAGAAAACATCATAAAATTACCAGAAGAATGTCATGTGGAAGGTGGAGATGTTATGCCTTGGAACGATTACATTTTTGTGGGAACCTATTCAGGGGAAGATTATTCTAACCATATAACTGCTCGTACAAATATAGATGCTGTAATTGCTTTACAAGAATTATTTCCTAATAAAACTTTAAAATCTTTTGAGTTAAGAAAAAACAACACAGACCCAAAAGAAAATGCCTTACATTTAGATTGTTGTTTTCAACCCATAGGAAAAGACAAAGCCATACTTCATAAAAACGGATTTTTAGTAGAAAAAGAATACGAATGGTTGGTTAATTTCTTCGGAAAAGAAAATATCTTTGAAATTACCAAAGAAGAAATGTACAACATGAATAGCAATATTTTTTCAATTTCTGAAGATGTTATTATTTCAGAAAAAAACTTTACAAGATTAAATACTTGGTTAAGAGAAAATGGTTTTATTGTAGAAGAAGTTCCTTATGCAGAAATTGCAAAGCAAGAAGGTTTATTACGTTGCTCTACAATGCCCTTAATTAGAGAGTAG
- a CDS encoding citrate synthase, whose amino-acid sequence MSEIAKLQIGENSYEFPLVKGTENEVAIDIKALRAATNGVITIDPGYKNTGSCESAITFLDGEKGILRYRGYSIEELAEKADFLEVAYALIFGDLPTKAQLDKFHADIKTKSVVDDDIKKILDAFPKTAHPMGILSSLTSALTAFNPSSVNVDSEEEMYNAIVKIMAKFPVLVAWTMRKQKGLPLNYGSKSLGYVENIMRMMFEEPNEDYVMNPIIKDALDKLLILHADHEQNCSTSTVRIVGSSHAGLFASLASGISALWGPLHGGANQAVLEMLEAIKADGGDTKKYMAKAKDKSDPFRLMGFGHRVYKNFDPRAKIIKKAADEVLKDLGVEDPILDIARGLEQEALNDPYFVDRKLYPNVDFYSGIIYRAMGIPVEMFTVMFAMGRLPGWIAQWKEMRLNKEPIGRPRQIYTGENLRPFKSIDNR is encoded by the coding sequence ATGTCAGAGATAGCAAAATTACAGATTGGAGAAAATTCGTACGAATTCCCTCTTGTGAAAGGAACAGAAAATGAAGTTGCAATAGATATAAAAGCTTTAAGAGCTGCAACAAATGGTGTTATTACAATAGATCCAGGGTACAAAAATACAGGTTCTTGCGAAAGTGCCATTACATTTTTAGACGGAGAAAAAGGAATTTTAAGATATAGAGGATATTCAATTGAAGAATTAGCGGAAAAAGCAGATTTCTTAGAAGTTGCGTATGCTTTAATTTTCGGAGATTTACCAACAAAAGCACAATTAGATAAATTTCATGCAGATATTAAAACAAAATCTGTCGTTGATGACGATATTAAGAAAATATTAGATGCCTTTCCTAAGACTGCACATCCAATGGGAATTTTATCTTCACTAACAAGTGCTTTAACAGCATTTAATCCTTCGTCCGTAAATGTAGATTCAGAAGAAGAAATGTACAATGCTATTGTTAAAATAATGGCAAAATTTCCAGTTTTAGTTGCTTGGACAATGCGTAAACAAAAAGGACTACCTTTAAATTATGGTTCTAAATCTTTAGGTTATGTAGAGAATATTATGCGAATGATGTTCGAAGAACCAAATGAAGACTATGTAATGAACCCGATTATTAAAGATGCATTAGACAAACTACTAATTTTACACGCAGATCACGAGCAAAACTGTTCTACCTCTACAGTTAGAATTGTTGGTTCTTCTCACGCAGGTTTGTTTGCTTCTTTAGCTTCAGGAATTTCTGCACTTTGGGGGCCACTTCATGGAGGTGCTAACCAAGCAGTTTTAGAAATGTTAGAAGCAATTAAGGCAGATGGTGGAGATACTAAAAAATATATGGCGAAAGCAAAAGACAAGTCAGATCCTTTTAGATTAATGGGTTTTGGACATAGAGTCTATAAAAATTTCGACCCAAGAGCAAAAATCATCAAAAAAGCAGCAGACGAAGTTTTAAAAGATTTAGGTGTAGAAGACCCTATTTTAGATATTGCCAGAGGATTAGAGCAAGAAGCTTTAAATGACCCATATTTCGTGGACAGGAAATTATACCCAAATGTAGATTTTTACTCAGGTATTATATACAGAGCTATGGGAATTCCTGTGGAAATGTTTACAGTAATGTTTGCAATGGGCCGTTTACCAGGTTGGATTGCTCAGTGGAAAGAAATGCGTTTGAATAAAGAACCAATAGGTCGTCCACGTCAAATTTATACTGGTGAGAATTTAAGACCATTTAAATCTATAGACAATAGATAA
- the eno gene encoding phosphopyruvate hydratase: MSIIISVHARQIFDSRGNPTIEVDVTTENGILGRAAVPSGASTGEHEAVELRDGGKDYMGKGVLKAVKNVNDEIASELLGVSVFEQNAIDQLMVDLDGTPNKSKLGANAILGVSLAVAKAAANELGMPLYRYVGGVSANTLPVPMMNIINGGSHSDAPIAFQEFMVMPVKATSFTHAMKMGSEIFHNLKKVLHDRDLSTAVGDEGGFAPNLAGGTEDALDTIKKAVDNAGYTLGDDVMIALDCAAAEFYVNGAYDYTKFEGSKGKVRTSNEQADYLAELVEKYPIISIEDGMDENDWDGWKYLTEKIGDKVQLVGDDLFVTNVERLSKGIKNGIANSILIKVNQIGTLTETIAAVNMAKNAGFTSVMSHRSGETEDNTIADLAVALNCGQIKTGSASRSDRMAKYNQLLRIEEELGNVAYFPKENAFKI; this comes from the coding sequence ATGAGCATTATTATTAGCGTTCACGCACGTCAAATTTTCGATTCAAGAGGTAACCCAACAATAGAAGTAGATGTAACTACCGAAAATGGTATTTTAGGTAGAGCAGCAGTGCCATCTGGAGCTTCTACAGGAGAACACGAAGCTGTTGAGTTAAGAGATGGAGGAAAAGATTACATGGGAAAAGGTGTTTTAAAAGCCGTTAAAAATGTAAATGATGAAATCGCTTCAGAATTGTTAGGTGTTTCTGTTTTCGAACAAAATGCAATCGATCAATTAATGGTAGATTTAGACGGAACCCCAAACAAATCTAAATTGGGTGCAAATGCTATTTTAGGAGTTTCTTTAGCAGTTGCAAAAGCAGCTGCAAACGAACTTGGAATGCCTTTATATAGATATGTTGGTGGTGTCTCTGCAAATACGTTACCAGTTCCAATGATGAATATTATCAACGGAGGTTCTCATTCAGATGCTCCAATTGCATTTCAAGAATTTATGGTAATGCCAGTAAAAGCGACATCTTTTACTCATGCAATGAAAATGGGATCGGAAATTTTTCATAACTTAAAGAAAGTTTTACACGATAGAGATTTATCTACAGCAGTTGGAGATGAAGGAGGTTTTGCCCCAAATTTAGCAGGTGGAACAGAAGATGCTTTAGATACCATTAAAAAAGCAGTAGATAATGCAGGTTATACTTTAGGAGACGATGTTATGATTGCTTTAGATTGTGCTGCCGCAGAATTTTATGTAAATGGAGCTTACGATTATACTAAATTTGAAGGAAGTAAAGGAAAAGTAAGAACAAGTAACGAGCAGGCAGATTATTTAGCTGAATTAGTAGAAAAATATCCAATTATTTCTATAGAAGATGGAATGGACGAAAATGACTGGGATGGATGGAAATATTTAACAGAAAAAATTGGAGATAAAGTGCAATTAGTTGGAGACGATTTATTTGTTACCAATGTAGAACGTTTATCAAAAGGAATTAAAAACGGAATTGCAAATTCAATTTTAATTAAAGTAAATCAAATAGGTACTTTAACAGAAACAATTGCAGCAGTAAATATGGCTAAAAACGCTGGTTTTACTTCAGTAATGTCTCACAGATCTGGTGAAACAGAAGACAATACAATTGCAGATTTAGCAGTTGCTTTAAATTGTGGACAAATTAAAACAGGTTCTGCCTCACGTTCCGATAGAATGGCGAAATACAACCAATTATTAAGAATTGAAGAAGAATTAGGTAATGTTGCTTATTTTCCTAAAGAAAATGCGTTTAAAATTTAA
- the carA gene encoding glutamine-hydrolyzing carbamoyl-phosphate synthase small subunit: MKYQTRKKALVLLADGTIFYGKSVGIEGTATGEICFNTGMTGYQEIFTDPSYFGQIMVMANAHIGNYGVNNKEVESNGIKISGLICRNFSFTHSRVDSDGNLKDWFEAHNLVGISDVDTRALVAYIRDNGAMNAIISTDVNNIDALKKQLAEVPSMKGLELASKVSTKEPYFVGDENAEIKIAALDIGIKKNILRNLSKRGAYIKVYPYNSSFKDLASFNPDGYFISNGPGDPEPLKEAQEVAKEIIKRNLPLFGICLGHQVIALANGISTYKMHNGHRGINHPVKNLLTGKGEITSQNHGFAINREETEANADVEITHVHLNDHTVAGIRMKEKAVFSVQYHPEASPGPHDSEYLFDQFMETIKNHSKVPA, encoded by the coding sequence ATGAAATATCAAACACGAAAGAAAGCCTTAGTTTTATTGGCAGACGGAACTATTTTTTATGGTAAATCTGTAGGTATAGAAGGAACAGCTACAGGAGAAATTTGCTTTAACACAGGAATGACAGGTTACCAAGAAATTTTTACAGATCCATCTTATTTTGGACAAATAATGGTAATGGCAAATGCACATATTGGAAATTATGGTGTAAATAATAAAGAAGTAGAATCAAACGGAATTAAAATTTCAGGATTAATTTGTAGAAATTTTAGTTTTACACATTCTAGAGTAGATTCAGACGGAAATTTAAAAGATTGGTTTGAAGCACATAATTTAGTAGGTATTTCGGACGTTGATACAAGAGCTTTAGTAGCATATATTAGAGATAATGGAGCAATGAATGCAATTATTTCTACAGATGTAAATAATATTGATGCTCTAAAAAAGCAGTTAGCAGAAGTACCAAGTATGAAAGGCTTAGAATTAGCTTCTAAAGTATCTACAAAAGAACCCTATTTTGTTGGAGATGAAAATGCTGAAATTAAAATAGCTGCTTTAGATATTGGTATCAAGAAAAACATTTTAAGAAACCTTTCGAAAAGAGGCGCTTACATAAAAGTGTATCCATATAACTCTTCCTTTAAAGATTTGGCTTCATTTAATCCTGATGGATATTTTATTTCAAATGGACCAGGAGATCCAGAACCATTAAAAGAAGCACAAGAGGTGGCTAAAGAAATTATCAAAAGAAATTTACCTTTATTTGGAATTTGTTTAGGACATCAAGTAATTGCTTTGGCAAATGGTATTTCTACGTATAAAATGCATAATGGACACAGAGGAATTAATCATCCTGTGAAAAATTTATTGACAGGTAAAGGAGAAATTACTTCACAAAACCACGGTTTTGCCATTAATAGAGAAGAAACAGAAGCAAATGCAGATGTAGAAATTACGCATGTTCACTTAAACGATCATACAGTAGCTGGTATTCGAATGAAAGAAAAAGCTGTATTTTCTGTGCAATACCACCCAGAAGCTAGTCCAGGACCACATGATTCCGAATATTTATTTGACCAATTTATGGAAACGATTAAAAATCATAGCAAGGTACCTGCTTAA
- the rplQ gene encoding 50S ribosomal protein L17, with the protein MRHGKKFNHLGRKTAHRKAMLANMTCSLIEHKRINTTVAKAKALRLFAEPLITKSKADTTHNRRIVFSYLRDKFAVTELFKEISVKIGDRPGGYLRIIKLGNRQGDNAPMAMIEFVDYNEIYNPKGKKAKKTTRRGRSKKATAPQVEGTEEKSEE; encoded by the coding sequence ATGAGACACGGAAAGAAATTTAACCACTTAGGAAGAAAAACAGCGCATAGAAAAGCGATGTTAGCAAATATGACTTGTTCTTTAATAGAGCACAAGCGTATTAACACAACAGTTGCAAAAGCAAAAGCATTGCGTTTATTCGCAGAGCCTTTGATTACGAAGTCTAAAGCAGATACAACTCATAACAGACGTATTGTTTTTAGTTATTTACGCGATAAATTTGCAGTTACAGAATTATTTAAAGAAATTTCTGTAAAAATTGGTGATAGACCAGGAGGTTATTTGCGTATTATTAAATTAGGAAATCGTCAAGGAGATAATGCCCCTATGGCAATGATAGAGTTTGTTGATTACAACGAAATTTATAATCCTAAAGGTAAAAAAGCTAAGAAAACTACTCGTAGAGGAAGAAGCAAGAAAGCAACTGCTCCACAAGTAGAAGGAACAGAAGAAAAATCTGAAGAATAG